A genomic segment from Zerene cesonia ecotype Mississippi chromosome 7, Zerene_cesonia_1.1, whole genome shotgun sequence encodes:
- the LOC119840741 gene encoding DEAD-box ATP-dependent RNA helicase 20-like — MQYNSFHNQHPIFRPRLDRNEQFGKIPFFNDFGGPKNFAPRNMGNKNFRPRNDYNGIRPEFNGHKNDNGNQNDFGGPKEYRPRYNYNNNQMQKKNEYEGDKASGSNMQFYNSKNDFGGPKQSGFQKNGFAPKSYNNPNGSPTNAQQQQYIQKKVFNSNNGQNQDFNDRKLQSRKAKHPGDGLVKPVWDMGQLETIQKNFYKPHANVEARTEEEVQRYRAAKEITVSGNNVPRPNQMFDEGNFPDHVLNTIKEQGWEEPTGIQAQGWPIALSGRDMVGIASTGSGKTLAYMLPAAVHIVHQQRIQRGDGPIALILAPTRELAQQIQSIAQAYSARGCIRNTCLFGGSPKGPQARDLERGVEIVIATPGRLIDFLERGTTNLRRCTYLVLDEADRMLDMGFEPQIRKIIEQIRPDRQVLMWSATWPKEIQALAEDFLTDYIKVNIGSLNLSANNNIKQIIEVCEEHEKEVKLSNLLKEIASEKDNKVIVFVETKKKVDDIARAVRRNGHKALAIHGDKSQPERDAVLTEFRNGSTTILIATDVAARGLDVEDVKFVVNFDYPNSSEDYIHRIGRTGRCQQSGTAYTYFTSGDARQARALVGVLRETGQNPPAKLSEMARTNNNSSGRNRWQQRKENNSGSSSPRQKSNQWNNKMANGSSDDGQNTFQAQNFTQQPPRFTNQNQNNQGYRQNNYQKPVPFPSPNVFDSMGTYQGGYNNGYQNAYNNQNGYGQRPYNNTRNNGQQYRNNNNSGNKSSGSGSSYGSPPPHFATPAHYPQMHPHHQEMLGGKFYGGGVGGGGPCGYQATVGAGVPYPHLPPGPLLYAAPVQQ, encoded by the exons ATGCAGTACAACAGCTTTCATAATCAACATCCAAT TTTCAGACCTCGCTTAGACCGGAATGAACAATTCGGTAAGATACCTTTTTTCAATGACTTTGGGGGCCCTAAGAACTTTGCCCCCAGAAATATgggcaataaaaattttagacCCAGAAATGATTATAATGGTATAAGGCCAGAATTTAATGGTCACAAAAATGATAATGGTAATCAGAATGATTTTGGAGGTCCAAAAGAATATAGACCCaggtataattataacaacaatCAGATGCAAAAGAAAAATGAGTATGAGGGTGATAAAGCATCTGGCAGCAATATGCAGTTCTATAACTCTAAAAATGATTTTGGTGGTCCTAAGCAGTCTGGATTCCAGAAAAATGGATTTGCTCCCAAAAGTTACAATAATCCAAATGGATCTCCAACTAATGCCCAACAACAACAGTATATTCaaaagaaagtttttaattccaACAATGGACAAAATCAAGACTTCAATGATCGTAAATTACAAAGTAGAAAAGCCAAACATCCTGGTGATGGATTAGTTAAACCTGTATGGGACATGGGACAACTTGAAACAATTCAAAAGAACTTCTACAAACCACATGCTAATGTTGAAGCCCGTACTGAGGAAGAGGTCCAAAGATACAGAGCTGCTAAGGAAATTACTGTGAGTGGTAATAATGTGCCAAGACCAAATCAGATGTTTGATGAAGGCAATTTCCCAGACCATGTTTTGAACACTATCAAAGAACAAGGTTGGGAAGAACCTACTGGTATCCAAGCACAAGGATGGCCTATTGCTCTGTCTGGTCGTGATATGGTTGGTATTGCATCCACTGGATCTGGAAAGACACTAGCGTACATGCTTCCTGCAGCAGTTCATATTGTACATCAACAGAGGATACAGCGAGGTGATGGTCCTATTGCTCTCATTCTGGCACCTACTCGGGAGTTAGCTCAGCAAATTCAATCAATAGCCCAAGCTTACAGTGCTCGTGGATGCATTAGAAACACTTGTCTCTTTGGTGGTTCTCCCAAGGGGCCCCAGGCTCGAGATTTAGAAAGAGGAGTTGAGATTGTTATTGCTACACCAGGACGTCTGATTGATTTCTTGGAAAGGGGCACTACAAACTTGCGCCGGTGCACTTATTTGGTCCTTGATGAAGCTGATAGGATGTTAGACATGGGTTTTGAACCTCAAATCCGTAAAATCATTGAGCAAATCCGCCCTGATCGTCAGGTACTGATGTGGTCTGCTACCTGGCCGAAAGAGATTCAAGCTTTGGCTGAAGATTTCTTAACTGATTACATTAAAGTCAACATTGGATCTCTTAACCTGTCTGCAAACAACAACATCAAGCAAATTATTGAAGTATGTGAAGAGCATGAGAAGGAGGTGAAACTCAGTAACCTATTGAAAGAGATTGCATctgaaaaagataataaagtaattgtaTTTGTAGAGACTAAAAAGAAG GTTGATGATATTGCGCGTGCCGTGCGTCGTAACGGGCATAAAGCTTTGGCCATCCATGGAGACAAATCACAACCAGAGCGAGATGCAGTTCTCACAGAATTTCGTAATGGATCTACAACCATACTTATTGCCACTGATGTCGCTGCGCGTGGATTGGATGTGGAAGATGTGAAATTTGTGGTCAATTTTGATTACCCTAATTCTTCTGAAGATTATATTCATAGAATTG GTCGTACTGGACGTTGCCAGCAGTCTGGTACAGCTTACACCTACTTCACCAGTGGAGATGCCCGTCAAGCCCGTGCTCTGGTCGGTGTGCTGCGTGAAACTGGACAAAATCCACCAGCAAAGTTGAGCGAAATGGCAAGAACCAACAACAATAGTTCTG GTCGCAACCGTTGGCAACAACGCAAAGAAAACAACAGTGGATCCAGCTCTCCACGCCAAAAGAGCAACCAATGGAATAACAAGATGGCTAATGGATCCAGTGATGATGGACAAAATACTTTCCAGGCACAGAACTTTACACAACAACCACCACGCTTTACAAACCAGAACCAAAACAATCAAGGCTATAGACAAAATAATTACCAGAAACCAGTACCATTCCCAAGTCCTAATGTTTTTGATTCTATGGGCACTTACCAAGGGGGTTACAACAATGGTTATCAGAATGCATATAATAACCAAAATGGCTATGGTCAACGGCCCTATAATAACACCCGTAACAATGGGCAGCAGtatcgtaataataataacagtgGCAACAAGTCCAGTGGATCGGGCTCCTCATATGGATCACCACCACCTCACTTTGCTACCCCTGCTCACTATCCACAAATGCATCCACATCATCAGGAAATGCTTG gagGCAAGTTCTATGGCGGTGGTGTCGGTGGAGGAGGCCCCTGCGGCTACCAAGCTACTGTCGGCGCCGGAGTGCCCTACCCACACCTACCCCCAGGCCCTCTGCTATATGCTGCACCCGTTCAGCAATAA